In a single window of the Limnohabitans sp. 2KL-27 genome:
- a CDS encoding amidohydrolase family protein: MHAQAIDLHAHWVPPQLAQALRQRQGQVPRLDVLTDGAERLIMPIGTLSFSQAHTDIDLRLELMSQQGITRQMLSLPGLFGIDSLPFEQSAPLVRGFNDACAQLCQTHPECFCGLAALPWANMDAAVAELRRARLELGLLGAILPVDAFRSQETAARIRPVFEAAEALGAHFFVHPGRMPDSGALPHLPPDNDLARRALAVQHEVGEAMVTLLLSDFLQPWQNITVQVANLGGTFAAVVERMDHMLALRDPGRAMPSSQTRGVWVDCASLGAKALEQAVSVFGADRVVLGTDCPIFDTARTLAGIQQSRLSASDQALVLHGNAAALLARLS; this comes from the coding sequence ATGCACGCCCAAGCCATCGACCTGCATGCGCACTGGGTGCCGCCACAACTGGCCCAGGCCCTGCGCCAACGCCAAGGTCAGGTGCCCCGTCTGGATGTTTTGACAGATGGGGCCGAACGCTTGATCATGCCCATCGGCACATTGAGCTTCAGCCAAGCGCACACCGACATCGACTTGCGGCTCGAACTCATGTCGCAACAGGGCATCACCCGGCAAATGCTGTCATTGCCCGGTTTATTTGGCATCGACAGTTTGCCTTTTGAACAATCTGCACCCTTGGTGCGCGGTTTCAATGACGCTTGTGCCCAGTTATGCCAAACGCATCCTGAATGTTTTTGTGGGCTCGCTGCACTGCCCTGGGCCAACATGGATGCTGCTGTGGCAGAACTGCGCCGGGCCAGACTTGAGTTGGGGCTGCTCGGCGCCATTTTGCCGGTGGACGCCTTTCGCAGCCAAGAAACTGCAGCGCGGATCAGGCCCGTATTTGAAGCGGCCGAAGCCCTGGGGGCACACTTCTTTGTTCACCCTGGGCGAATGCCCGACAGTGGTGCCTTGCCCCATCTGCCCCCAGACAACGATCTGGCACGCCGTGCGCTGGCCGTTCAGCACGAGGTGGGCGAGGCCATGGTGACGCTGCTGCTTTCCGACTTCCTTCAACCGTGGCAAAACATCACCGTCCAAGTGGCCAATCTGGGCGGCACCTTTGCGGCTGTGGTTGAACGGATGGACCACATGTTGGCCCTCCGCGACCCGGGCCGCGCCATGCCGTCGAGCCAGACACGCGGTGTGTGGGTAGACTGCGCGTCGCTCGGGGCAAAAGCACTGGAGCAAGCCGTGTCGGTGTTCGGTGCGGACCGGGTGGTACTGGGCACCGATTGCCCTATTTTTGATACCGCCAGAACCCTCGCGGGCATCCAACAATCTCGTCTCTCGGCATCCGATCAGGCCCTGGTCTTGCATGGCAACGCTGCCGCATTGCTGGCACGGCTGAGCTGA
- a CDS encoding TRAP transporter substrate-binding protein produces the protein MFQLTPRRAVLAILGATAFAGAAQAQNVTLRFHQMLPPQATIPAKAIVPWAKKVEAESGGRIKVQIFNTMQLGGTPPQLFDQAKDGVVDITWTVLGYTPGRFPKTEVFEVPFLTTTGEASSKALWEYVQKNAPEEFKDVKLIAVHTHGPGLFHTKTPVTGLESLQGMKIRGGSRIINNMLTKLGATPVGMPVPAVTEALSKGVIQGTTIPWEVAPSLKVHELVKNHTTFYGPNGLYNSTFAVSMNKASYDKLPADLKQVIDKNSGLETAAFFGRAMDEGDKAGRAIAEKAGNNIVALDAAETQRWRRTASVVADDWVKEVSAKGIDGKKLLSEARELIAKHSK, from the coding sequence ATGTTTCAGCTGACCCCTCGACGTGCCGTGTTGGCCATTTTGGGCGCTACGGCGTTTGCCGGTGCCGCACAGGCCCAAAACGTCACTTTGCGCTTTCACCAGATGCTGCCGCCGCAGGCCACCATCCCGGCCAAGGCCATCGTGCCCTGGGCCAAAAAGGTCGAAGCCGAATCCGGTGGTCGCATCAAGGTGCAGATTTTCAACACCATGCAGCTCGGCGGTACGCCGCCCCAGTTGTTTGACCAGGCCAAAGACGGCGTTGTCGACATCACCTGGACAGTCCTGGGTTACACCCCTGGCCGCTTTCCCAAGACCGAAGTGTTTGAAGTGCCTTTCCTGACCACCACAGGTGAAGCCTCATCCAAGGCCCTGTGGGAATACGTGCAGAAGAATGCGCCCGAAGAGTTCAAGGACGTGAAACTGATTGCTGTTCACACCCACGGCCCCGGCCTGTTCCACACCAAGACCCCCGTAACCGGGCTGGAGAGTCTGCAAGGCATGAAGATCCGCGGCGGCTCGCGCATCATCAACAACATGCTGACCAAACTGGGTGCAACCCCAGTGGGCATGCCGGTGCCGGCCGTAACCGAGGCTTTGTCCAAGGGCGTGATCCAAGGTACCACCATCCCTTGGGAAGTGGCACCTTCGCTGAAAGTGCATGAATTGGTGAAGAACCACACCACCTTCTACGGCCCCAACGGCTTGTACAACTCGACATTTGCGGTGTCGATGAACAAGGCTTCCTACGACAAACTGCCTGCAGACTTGAAGCAGGTGATTGACAAGAACTCGGGCCTGGAGACCGCAGCTTTCTTTGGCCGCGCCATGGACGAAGGCGACAAGGCCGGTCGTGCCATTGCCGAAAAAGCGGGCAACAACATTGTGGCTCTGGACGCGGCCGAGACCCAACGCTGGCGTCGTACGGCCAGCGTGGTGGCCGATGACTGGGTCAAGGAAGTCAGCGCCAAGGGCATTGATGGCAAAAAGTTGTTGTCCGAGGCCCGTGAGCTGATCGCTAAGCACAGCAAGTAA
- a CDS encoding MDR family oxidoreductase, with protein sequence MTYQALQIQKDDAGYRCTLQTLDDSALPEGDVTVQVDYATINYKDGLAITGKSPVVRKFPLTPGIDLSGTVTDSQHPLFKAGDRVVLNGWGVGESHSGGLAQKARLKGDWLVHLPAAFTPRQAMAIGTAGYTAMLCVMALQKHGVTPDKGDILVTGAGGGVGSVAIALLTKLGYRVVASTGRPQEADYLRQLGAADVMDRAELSAPGKPLAKERWAGVVDTVGSHTLANACASTKYGGVVTACGLAQGMDFPSSVAPFILRGVTLAGIDSVMAPRAVREAAWARLAQDLDAAPLERITREVGLADAIGLGAEILAGQVRGRVVVNVNG encoded by the coding sequence ATGACCTACCAAGCCTTGCAAATCCAAAAAGACGACGCCGGTTACCGCTGCACCCTGCAAACGCTGGACGACAGCGCCTTGCCCGAAGGCGACGTCACGGTGCAAGTGGATTACGCCACGATCAACTACAAAGACGGCCTGGCCATCACCGGCAAAAGCCCGGTGGTGCGCAAGTTCCCGCTCACGCCCGGCATCGACTTGTCGGGCACCGTAACGGACAGCCAGCACCCTTTGTTCAAGGCCGGTGACCGCGTGGTGCTCAACGGCTGGGGCGTGGGCGAGAGCCACAGCGGCGGTCTGGCGCAAAAGGCGCGCCTCAAAGGCGACTGGCTGGTGCACCTGCCTGCCGCCTTCACCCCGCGCCAAGCCATGGCCATTGGCACCGCAGGCTACACCGCCATGCTGTGCGTGATGGCCTTGCAAAAGCACGGCGTCACGCCGGACAAGGGCGACATTTTGGTCACCGGCGCGGGCGGCGGCGTGGGCAGTGTGGCCATTGCCCTGCTGACTAAGCTGGGCTACCGCGTGGTGGCCAGCACCGGCCGGCCACAAGAAGCCGACTACCTGCGCCAGCTGGGCGCGGCCGACGTGATGGACCGGGCCGAGCTGTCCGCGCCCGGCAAACCCCTGGCCAAAGAGCGCTGGGCCGGCGTGGTCGACACCGTGGGCAGCCACACCCTAGCCAACGCCTGCGCCAGCACCAAATACGGCGGCGTGGTCACGGCCTGTGGCTTGGCACAGGGCATGGACTTTCCATCGAGCGTGGCGCCCTTCATCCTGCGCGGCGTGACGCTGGCCGGCATCGACAGCGTGATGGCCCCGCGTGCCGTTCGCGAAGCCGCTTGGGCGCGGCTGGCGCAAGACCTGGACGCCGCGCCGCTCGAACGCATCACCCGCGAAGTGGGCCTGGCCGACGCCATCGGGCTGGGTGCAGAGATTTTGGCAGGGCAAGTGCGTGGTCGGGTGGTGGTGAACGTCAACGGCTGA
- a CDS encoding TauD/TfdA family dioxygenase produces the protein MVIDTQQVPHSAIAANLEIRRVGVFLGARVTGVDLTQALDETTVEALKLAHAQHGVLVFPDQVISSEDLRRFGRYFGSLSVHPFSTSSANAPELIVYDNKEGNPPAPTDIWHTDETFREAPPMGTALCSKIIPEYGGNTAFASMSAVYEGLSDRWQRFLSGLEAVHDFKPFRSLFPTDADGIEKLRRFEDRYPAVTHPVVSVHPITGKKVIFVNPQFTLYIKGMAEDESRMILEMLYRKTLIHEYQYRHCWEPNMVVFWDNRHVQHSALHDYYPQRRLMERVTIAGTRPVGADPAADPSDLRRYLMPPLSQFRQAGTAQKRQLDL, from the coding sequence ATGGTCATTGACACCCAGCAGGTTCCTCATTCGGCGATTGCGGCGAATCTTGAAATACGTCGAGTGGGGGTTTTCTTGGGCGCTCGCGTGACCGGGGTCGACCTGACTCAGGCTCTGGACGAAACCACCGTCGAAGCCCTCAAATTGGCACATGCCCAACATGGGGTGCTGGTCTTTCCAGATCAGGTCATTTCCTCAGAAGACCTGCGCCGCTTTGGCCGCTATTTCGGGAGTCTGAGCGTTCACCCTTTTTCGACCAGCAGCGCAAACGCGCCTGAGTTGATCGTCTACGACAACAAAGAGGGCAATCCCCCCGCGCCCACCGACATCTGGCACACCGACGAAACTTTTCGTGAGGCTCCGCCCATGGGGACGGCACTGTGCTCAAAGATCATTCCCGAATACGGTGGCAACACCGCTTTTGCCAGCATGTCGGCCGTCTATGAAGGCCTGTCTGATCGCTGGCAGCGCTTCTTGTCGGGTCTTGAGGCTGTCCATGACTTCAAGCCATTTCGCAGCTTGTTTCCCACTGACGCAGACGGCATCGAAAAGTTGCGTCGCTTTGAAGACCGCTATCCTGCGGTCACCCATCCGGTGGTGTCGGTACACCCCATCACAGGCAAAAAGGTCATTTTTGTCAACCCTCAGTTCACGCTGTACATCAAGGGCATGGCCGAAGACGAAAGCCGGATGATCCTTGAGATGCTTTACCGGAAAACGCTGATTCACGAGTACCAGTACCGTCACTGCTGGGAGCCCAACATGGTGGTGTTCTGGGACAACCGTCATGTGCAACACTCCGCTTTGCACGATTACTACCCTCAGCGACGCCTGATGGAGCGCGTGACCATCGCGGGCACAAGGCCTGTCGGTGCAGATCCAGCCGCCGACCCGAGCGACTTGCGGCGTTATTTGATGCCGCCCTTGTCTCAATTCCGTCAAGCGGGGACCGCCCAAAAGCGGCAATTGGATCTCTGA
- the dapD gene encoding 2,3,4,5-tetrahydropyridine-2,6-dicarboxylate N-succinyltransferase produces the protein MSTFQTTGARATGLATLAADGTVLDTWFPAPELAGDVAASGSTRLSEAEAVAALGADVAKALSACAVRGTTVVAVRTEIKSLADAPADTHDAYLRLHLLSHRLVQPHGANVTGIFGLLANVAWTNLGPCAVADVPAARMKARASGRVLEVKGVDKFPQMTDYVIPSGVRIANADRVRLGAHLANGTTVMHEGFCNFNAGTLGASMVEGRISAGVVVDDASDIGGGASIMGTLSGGGKEVIKVGKRCLLGANAGIGISLGDDCVVEAGCYITGGSRVQLPDGSLMKAKELSGKNGILFRRDSQSGALHAIPRNKSWGELNAELHKN, from the coding sequence ATGAGCACTTTCCAAACCACCGGCGCACGCGCCACCGGCCTGGCCACCCTGGCCGCTGACGGCACCGTGCTGGACACCTGGTTCCCAGCCCCCGAGCTGGCCGGCGATGTGGCCGCCAGCGGCAGCACACGCCTGTCCGAAGCCGAAGCCGTGGCGGCTCTGGGCGCAGACGTGGCCAAGGCCCTGAGTGCCTGCGCTGTGCGCGGCACCACCGTGGTGGCTGTGCGCACCGAGATCAAAAGCCTGGCCGACGCGCCCGCCGACACGCACGACGCCTACCTGCGCCTGCACCTGCTCAGCCACCGCCTGGTTCAACCGCACGGCGCCAACGTGACGGGCATCTTTGGCCTGCTGGCCAACGTGGCCTGGACCAACCTGGGCCCTTGCGCCGTGGCCGATGTGCCCGCCGCCCGCATGAAGGCGCGCGCCTCTGGCCGTGTGCTGGAAGTCAAAGGCGTGGACAAGTTCCCGCAAATGACCGATTACGTGATCCCCTCGGGCGTGCGCATCGCCAACGCCGACCGCGTGCGCCTGGGCGCACACCTGGCCAACGGCACCACCGTCATGCACGAAGGCTTTTGCAACTTCAACGCCGGCACGCTCGGCGCCAGCATGGTCGAAGGCCGCATCAGCGCGGGCGTGGTGGTCGATGACGCCAGCGACATCGGCGGCGGCGCGTCCATCATGGGCACGCTCTCGGGTGGCGGAAAAGAAGTCATCAAGGTGGGCAAGCGCTGCCTGTTGGGCGCCAACGCCGGCATCGGCATCTCGCTGGGCGACGACTGCGTGGTCGAGGCTGGCTGCTACATCACCGGTGGTAGCCGCGTGCAACTGCCCGACGGCAGCTTGATGAAAGCCAAAGAGTTGTCGGGCAAAAACGGCATCCTGTTCCGCCGCGACTCGCAATCCGGCGCCTTGCACGCGATCCCGCGCAACAAGAGCTGGGGCGAACTCAACGCTGAGCTGCACAAGAACTGA
- the pcaQ gene encoding pca operon transcription factor PcaQ, whose translation MRHLRTLVAVAEHGSLVRAAKALSISQPAVTKTLAELEDIAGHRLFERTPKGVTLTAAGQILVKHTGSGLRAIQDGLSSLSTEEEGEAPALVIGALPNVGATVLAPALVRFAASVPRARVTVRTGSNAQLIAALKQGVLDMVVGRLAEPSDMQGLSFEHLYSEPLLLVVRPGHELSLLPQIDPARLNGYRLVLPDAGTRAREAADRFFMAVGSGLPLRVIETIDLSFGRSYVLHSDAVWFVPLGAIENDLQQASLVRLHIDTSATEGPVGLTLRVDHPPSESMQRVSDEIRRSASERFGVLSKPLNAPN comes from the coding sequence ATGCGCCACCTGCGCACATTGGTGGCCGTTGCAGAACATGGCTCCCTGGTCCGCGCTGCGAAAGCCCTGAGCATTTCGCAACCTGCTGTCACGAAAACCCTGGCTGAGCTTGAAGACATTGCAGGCCATCGGCTGTTTGAACGCACACCCAAAGGCGTCACTTTGACCGCCGCCGGCCAAATTTTGGTGAAGCACACGGGGTCCGGGTTGCGCGCGATCCAGGATGGGCTGTCCAGCCTGTCGACCGAAGAAGAGGGCGAGGCTCCGGCCCTGGTCATTGGTGCATTGCCCAACGTTGGTGCAACGGTGCTGGCGCCCGCACTGGTTCGTTTTGCAGCCTCCGTGCCCCGAGCCCGGGTGACCGTCCGAACCGGCAGCAATGCGCAACTCATTGCCGCCTTGAAACAAGGTGTTTTGGACATGGTGGTTGGACGTCTCGCAGAGCCCTCCGACATGCAAGGCCTGAGTTTTGAGCACCTTTACAGCGAGCCACTGCTGCTGGTCGTGCGTCCTGGGCATGAACTGTCCTTGCTGCCCCAAATCGATCCCGCCCGATTGAACGGCTATCGTTTGGTCCTGCCTGATGCTGGCACGCGCGCGCGTGAAGCAGCTGATCGTTTTTTCATGGCCGTGGGCTCTGGCTTGCCTTTGCGCGTCATCGAAACCATCGATCTGTCCTTCGGTCGGAGTTATGTACTGCACAGCGACGCGGTATGGTTTGTCCCACTGGGGGCCATCGAAAACGATTTACAACAAGCTTCCCTGGTGCGCCTGCACATCGATACCAGCGCCACCGAAGGGCCTGTCGGATTGACCCTTCGCGTTGACCATCCACCGTCCGAGTCGATGCAAAGGGTGTCAGATGAAATCCGTCGAAGCGCTTCTGAACGGTTTGGTGTTTTGTCAAAACCCCTCAATGCCCCAAACTGA
- a CDS encoding alkaline phosphatase, which translates to MNRSSVTRRDVQRRALALALMPWLGAGAQAQLLQGLAWGAGPRWQADPFSLGVASGQPQSGSVVLWTRLRISESDAALKAQSLEVVCEVFADAALRQPLRQWRVHTDAARGHSVHVVAQGLQPGRPYWYRFVCGNAISPVGRARTSPAADEAVARLRMGLASCQHYEQGYFAAHREMAQSDLDLVLFVGDYIYESSNPQYMLRKHAGGVPKLLDEYRDRHAQYKSDADLRACHAAHTWVMTWDDHEVVNDYANDLDRNFTDPQTFLRRRAAAYQAYFEHMPLRLGPDPVNRSQMRIHDRMAWGKLADVWTLDCRQYRDHQACLDPNRGGGRVVIGCDALTDASRTMLGAAQEKWFTEGLTHSARGWKLVAQSTQMSSSGVNTPLGRSAFTDGWDGYPQARARLLGTVAQAGVNNVVMLGGDVHMNVAAQLRVQSNDERLPVVASEIVTTSITSRGLGEKLLAQIRDSNPDIVHARSDERGFTLLDVRPERVTADFRTTANPAQVDGVFRSQGQWVIRSGVPGVQKA; encoded by the coding sequence ATGAACCGATCTTCAGTGACCCGCCGGGATGTGCAGCGCCGGGCCCTGGCACTGGCCTTGATGCCTTGGCTGGGCGCAGGAGCGCAAGCGCAGCTGTTGCAGGGTTTGGCTTGGGGCGCCGGGCCGCGTTGGCAGGCAGATCCTTTCAGTTTGGGCGTGGCCAGTGGACAGCCCCAATCTGGCAGCGTGGTGCTGTGGACGCGCCTTCGCATCAGCGAGTCCGATGCGGCCTTGAAAGCCCAAAGCCTGGAGGTGGTGTGCGAGGTGTTTGCCGATGCCGCCTTGCGCCAACCCTTGCGCCAGTGGCGGGTGCACACCGATGCAGCCCGTGGCCACAGTGTCCATGTGGTGGCCCAGGGCTTGCAGCCTGGGCGGCCCTATTGGTACCGATTTGTCTGCGGCAATGCCATCAGCCCGGTGGGCCGTGCCCGCACCAGTCCGGCCGCCGATGAGGCCGTGGCACGTTTGCGCATGGGTCTGGCCTCGTGTCAGCACTATGAGCAGGGCTACTTTGCCGCCCACCGTGAGATGGCCCAAAGTGACCTGGACCTGGTGCTGTTTGTCGGGGACTACATTTATGAAAGCTCCAACCCGCAGTACATGCTGCGCAAGCACGCGGGCGGTGTGCCCAAGCTGCTGGACGAGTACCGCGACCGCCATGCCCAGTACAAAAGCGATGCCGATTTGCGCGCCTGCCACGCCGCGCACACCTGGGTCATGACGTGGGACGACCACGAAGTGGTCAACGATTACGCCAACGACCTGGACCGCAACTTCACCGACCCGCAGACCTTTTTGCGCCGCCGGGCAGCGGCCTACCAAGCTTATTTTGAGCACATGCCGCTGCGCTTGGGCCCGGACCCGGTCAACCGCAGCCAGATGCGCATCCATGACCGCATGGCCTGGGGCAAGTTGGCCGACGTGTGGACGCTGGATTGCCGCCAGTACCGGGATCACCAGGCCTGTCTGGACCCGAATCGCGGCGGTGGTCGGGTGGTCATCGGGTGTGACGCCTTGACCGACGCATCCCGCACCATGCTGGGTGCGGCGCAAGAGAAGTGGTTCACCGAGGGCCTGACCCACAGCGCCCGGGGCTGGAAACTGGTGGCGCAGTCCACGCAAATGAGTTCGAGTGGCGTCAACACCCCCTTGGGACGCAGCGCCTTCACCGATGGTTGGGACGGTTATCCGCAAGCCCGCGCCAGGCTGTTGGGCACGGTGGCCCAGGCTGGGGTGAACAACGTGGTGATGCTGGGCGGCGATGTGCACATGAATGTGGCCGCCCAGTTGCGCGTGCAGTCCAACGACGAGCGCTTGCCTGTGGTGGCCAGCGAGATCGTGACCACGTCCATCACGTCGCGGGGTCTGGGCGAGAAGCTGCTGGCCCAAATCCGCGACAGCAACCCCGACATCGTGCATGCCCGCTCAGACGAGCGCGGCTTCACCCTGCTGGATGTTCGCCCGGAGCGTGTCACAGCCGACTTCAGGACCACTGCCAATCCGGCCCAGGTCGACGGTGTATTCCGCTCACAGGGGCAGTGGGTCATCCGCTCGGGCGTGCCAGGCGTGCAAAAAGCCTGA
- a CDS encoding TetR/AcrR family transcriptional regulator — protein MNTEVHTPPKKSFKIQMLAARETAIIQSVNRLLAEKGFDAMTVDEVAAEVGIAKASLYKHFTSKEELACAAMVTAMRKAQEVIQSTDAQLAPLDKIKAVTRWTMSLKLQGLMPSLPSQNSSLRATLMASKEYMDGLMEVSDALGGWIEEAQAQGQINKALPAVAVLYTLFARACDPVLEFLKMGEQHSEDQILDLVMSTCFEGLNAR, from the coding sequence ATGAATACCGAAGTCCATACACCGCCGAAAAAATCTTTCAAGATCCAGATGCTCGCTGCCCGTGAGACCGCCATCATCCAGTCGGTCAACCGATTGCTGGCCGAAAAGGGCTTTGACGCGATGACGGTGGATGAGGTGGCGGCCGAGGTGGGCATCGCCAAGGCCAGCTTGTACAAACATTTCACCAGCAAGGAAGAGCTCGCCTGCGCCGCCATGGTGACAGCCATGCGCAAGGCGCAAGAGGTGATTCAGAGTACAGACGCCCAATTGGCACCGCTGGACAAGATCAAGGCCGTCACCCGCTGGACCATGTCGCTCAAGCTTCAAGGCCTGATGCCGTCATTGCCCAGTCAGAACTCCAGCCTGCGTGCCACCTTGATGGCCAGCAAGGAATACATGGACGGCTTGATGGAGGTCAGCGACGCCTTGGGCGGCTGGATCGAGGAGGCTCAGGCGCAAGGGCAAATAAACAAGGCCTTGCCCGCTGTCGCGGTGCTCTACACCTTGTTTGCGCGTGCCTGCGACCCGGTCCTGGAGTTTCTGAAAATGGGCGAGCAGCACAGCGAAGATCAGATCCTGGATCTGGTGATGAGCACTTGCTTTGAAGGACTCAACGCCCGCTGA
- a CDS encoding tripartite tricarboxylate transporter substrate binding protein, whose product MFRFSRRAIFAALALSACSAVFSQASYPDKPIRLVVPYPPGGFTDILGRQLATQLQTRLGQNVIVDNKGGGGSTIGSAMVARAPADGYTLLLVAPDLAINESLMATRLSYDARKDFSPVIRAAWSPMVLVTHPSVPAKNVSEFLALAKARPGKINFASGGIGTGAHLALELFKTRAGVDLTHVPYKGNGPATSDLLGGQVSAMFLQYAVAKPHVAGGKLVMLATPSGKRSQAIPEVPTIAESGLPGFDVEPWFGIVAPAGTPAVIVNRLNAEISKIMQQNDVKDTLASVGAAPSISTPQEFGKFIDSEISRWAEVVKASGAKAD is encoded by the coding sequence ATGTTTCGTTTTTCTCGGCGTGCCATTTTTGCTGCACTTGCTTTGAGCGCCTGCTCTGCTGTTTTCAGCCAGGCTTCTTACCCTGACAAGCCCATCCGCTTGGTGGTGCCGTATCCACCTGGTGGGTTCACGGATATTTTGGGTCGGCAACTTGCCACCCAACTTCAAACCCGGCTGGGCCAGAATGTCATCGTGGACAACAAAGGCGGCGGCGGCAGCACCATTGGCAGTGCGATGGTGGCGCGGGCGCCAGCCGATGGCTACACCTTGCTTTTGGTTGCACCCGATTTGGCCATCAACGAAAGCCTCATGGCGACGCGTCTTAGCTACGACGCACGCAAAGACTTCAGCCCCGTGATCCGCGCAGCTTGGTCACCCATGGTTCTGGTCACCCACCCCTCTGTTCCTGCGAAAAATGTGAGTGAGTTTCTGGCTCTGGCCAAGGCCCGGCCCGGCAAGATCAACTTTGCCTCTGGCGGGATCGGGACCGGCGCCCATCTGGCGCTGGAGCTTTTCAAGACTCGCGCCGGCGTGGACCTGACGCACGTGCCCTATAAAGGCAACGGCCCTGCCACATCAGACCTTCTGGGCGGTCAAGTCTCGGCCATGTTTTTGCAATACGCCGTTGCCAAACCCCATGTGGCAGGCGGCAAACTCGTGATGCTGGCCACACCCAGCGGCAAACGCTCACAAGCCATACCTGAGGTCCCCACCATCGCCGAAAGTGGCCTGCCCGGCTTCGATGTCGAACCCTGGTTCGGTATCGTGGCGCCAGCCGGCACCCCAGCGGTCATCGTCAACCGACTGAATGCAGAGATCAGCAAAATCATGCAGCAAAACGATGTGAAGGACACGCTGGCCAGCGTTGGCGCGGCACCCTCGATCTCCACACCACAAGAATTTGGCAAATTCATCGACAGCGAGATCAGCCGCTGGGCTGAAGTCGTCAAGGCTTCCGGGGCCAAAGCCGACTGA
- a CDS encoding universal stress protein: MKILLAVDGSDYTKKMLAYLTTHDELFSASNSYTLLTVSPQLPPRARAAVGKDMVEAYHRDEAEKVLSPVTKFLLRHGIDAKTVAKVGHAGETISKTADSGKFDLVVMGSHGHGTLGNLVMGSVATQVLAHCKVPVLLVR; this comes from the coding sequence ATGAAAATCTTATTGGCCGTTGATGGCAGTGACTACACCAAAAAAATGCTGGCTTACCTGACCACGCACGACGAGTTGTTCAGTGCCAGCAACAGCTACACCCTGCTGACGGTGAGCCCCCAACTGCCCCCCCGCGCACGCGCTGCCGTGGGCAAAGACATGGTCGAGGCCTACCACCGCGACGAGGCCGAAAAAGTGCTCAGCCCGGTGACCAAGTTTTTGCTGCGCCACGGCATCGACGCCAAAACCGTGGCCAAAGTGGGCCATGCGGGCGAAACCATTTCCAAAACCGCCGACAGCGGCAAATTTGACCTGGTGGTGATGGGCTCGCACGGCCACGGCACCCTGGGCAACCTGGTCATGGGCTCGGTCGCGACACAGGTGTTGGCGCACTGCAAAGTGCCTGTGCTGCTTGTTCGCTGA
- a CDS encoding DMT family transporter, whose amino-acid sequence MSASTRPRQDHLDALAVGILLVCCMFWGFQQVLVKATVAELPPVFQSAVRGVGATLLLWLWCQWRGVRLFERDGSLWAGLLVGCLFAAEFAFIYIGLQHTTASRLTVFLYTSPFWVAALVPWFIRTERLRTVQWLGMACAFAAVVFALREGLGGGGAKGDLMGLAAGALWGLTTVAIRAANLTRLAAEKLLFYQLAVSTVVLLLLSYGMGEPWDGRWSGFAMGSVAVQSVVGAFASYLAWMWMLGHYPATKISAFVFLTPLFALLFGMLWLGEAVTLTLALSLALVAAGIVLVNRKPG is encoded by the coding sequence ATGAGTGCTTCGACCCGACCCCGACAAGACCACCTGGACGCCCTGGCCGTGGGCATCTTGCTGGTGTGCTGCATGTTCTGGGGCTTTCAGCAAGTGCTGGTCAAAGCCACCGTGGCCGAATTGCCGCCCGTGTTCCAGTCGGCGGTGCGTGGCGTGGGCGCTACGCTGCTGCTGTGGCTGTGGTGCCAGTGGCGCGGGGTGCGGCTGTTTGAGCGCGATGGCAGTTTGTGGGCGGGTTTGCTGGTGGGCTGCTTGTTTGCGGCGGAATTTGCCTTCATCTACATCGGCCTGCAGCACACCACGGCCTCACGGCTGACGGTGTTCTTGTACACCTCGCCCTTTTGGGTGGCGGCCCTGGTGCCTTGGTTCATCCGCACCGAGCGGCTGCGAACCGTGCAGTGGCTGGGCATGGCCTGCGCGTTTGCCGCCGTGGTTTTTGCCCTGCGCGAAGGTTTGGGCGGCGGCGGGGCCAAAGGCGACCTGATGGGCCTGGCCGCTGGGGCCTTGTGGGGCCTGACAACGGTGGCCATTCGGGCCGCCAACCTCACACGCTTGGCCGCCGAAAAACTGCTGTTTTACCAACTGGCTGTGAGCACGGTGGTGCTGCTCTTGCTGTCATACGGGATGGGCGAGCCCTGGGATGGCCGCTGGAGCGGATTTGCCATGGGCTCGGTGGCGGTGCAAAGCGTGGTCGGCGCATTCGCCAGTTACCTGGCCTGGATGTGGATGCTGGGCCATTACCCGGCCACCAAAATTTCGGCCTTTGTCTTCCTGACACCGCTGTTCGCCCTGCTGTTTGGCATGCTCTGGCTAGGCGAAGCCGTGACCCTGACACTGGCCCTGTCCTTGGCGCTGGTGGCCGCGGGCATTGTGCTGGTCAACCGAAAGCCGGGCTGA